The window TTCAAGGCAAAAACGCGCTTCGATACCGTTTTCTGGCACTCTAATATTGGCAGCAATATCTCCCCCTAATGGAAACGCAATATCGATACGTTGAAGGTTATCAAGAAGGGCCGCCAATGGCTTTCCGCTACTTAGCCAACGTTCACGTAAAACTTGGGTTACCGCGGCAGCGGAGTGAGTGCCTGCACAGGTTGGATAAGGTTTGAACTCAAGTCCCGGAGACACAATACGCCATGGTTTTCCCCAATCTTTGGTCAGCAGTTCTGGTATGGCTTGTCGGTGACTCATGGCATCTAAAAATGCGTCAATCACGCCATTGGAACGTGATGAGAAACCACGAGATGCGAGCTGAAATGACATGACGGCAGATTGTGCTGCTAAGCCCGCATGAAGGGGTTTTACCGCTGAACCAAATTGCGCTCGCAGCGCTGTTGATTGTGTTGCTGCTAGGCCGAGCGCACAAGCCGTTGTTTCTAGATCAGCTTTGAATAAATAACACAATGCTGCGGTGGCTGCGATAGCACCTAAGCTTCCTGTTGAGTGAAAACCCAACTGGTAATGTTGGTTAGTGATTGCTAACCCTAATCTGCCAGCGACTTCGATACCAACACAATAAGCATTTAAAAATCGGTCGTTATTGATTTCGTTTTTAGCAGGGGCTAAGGCAAAGAGTGCCGGTAAAATGACCGTTGAAGGATGACCACGAAAATTTGCGTGAAAATCATCAAAGTCAAGGGCGTGACCAGCATAACCGAGTAATAGAGCGATACTACGTGGGTCGCGCTCAGGGTATAGGGTGCTTAATTGTTGCCAGCCTGCATCATTGATATGACCTTCTGTCACCGAGAGTGTGACGGCAAGGTAATCTTTGATGCCATTTTGCGCAGCTTGCTGGGCACAAAGAGACGGAGATGCCTCAAGGACTTTCTCCGCCAATACGGTGGTTAACTCGCTAATCATTGCGCCTTTCCGCTGTATTCGTTTAGTACCGTTTGCGCTAATTCGGCAAGATAACGAGCGGTGGGGTACAAGGCTTTATCATCAACACGGAATTTCGGATGGTGCAGGGCATACGGGCCACCAGAGCCGATCATCATAAACGCACCGGGTATTTTTTGTTGATAAAAAGCAAAATCTTCACCAATCGGGCTTGCTTCGACTCTTCTTGCTTCAAAACCAGATTTTTCAGCTTGGATCAATGCTAAATCTACCCATTCTTTAGTATTGACCACCGAAGGTGGACCTGGATGCCATAATAGTTCGATTTTAGCATTAAAGGTGGCGGCAATACCGTCTAAAATTTGACGTAAGCGTTGCTCAATTTGCTCTCGGGTGGCTTGTTTGAATGTGCGTACAGTACCTTCTAAATAAGCTGTATCAGGGATCACATTCCATGTACTGCCACTATGAACTTGTGTAATGGATACCACTGCGTTTTGATCAGAAGAAACATTCCTACTGATAATTGACTGTGTGGTATTAATTATCTGAGCAATGATAATAAGTGGATCATTGCCATCATGTGGTTTAGCTGCATGGGCGCCTTTTGCGGCAACTTTAATCTCGAAACGGTCAACTCCAGCAGTCAGCGCCCCTTCTTTACTTCCGATAACGCCGACTGGCAATGTAGGATCATTATGAATACCAAATATCGCAAGGGCACCGTCTAATGCGCCAGTGGCAAGTAGCGCTGGTGCGCCTTGACCTGTTTCTTCTGCGGCTTGGAAGAGAACGCGTACGGTGCCTTTTAAATTGGCGATATTTTGTTGCAGTAAAATGGCAGCGCCAAGCGCTGCGGATGCATGAAAGTCATGGCCACAAGCATGCATGACTCCTTTGTTCTCAGAGACAAAACTCACACCGGATTCTTCTTCAATCGGTAGTGCATCAATATCGGAACGTAACACAATTAAAGGACCGTCTTGTTGGCCTTTAATTTCGGCCACTAATCCCGTTGCCAGTGGGAGTGGAAGGATAGAGATCCCCGCTTCTGTTAATGCATCGCGAATACGTTGCGTTGTTTGATATTCTTGATTTGATAGTTCAGGGAATCGGTGCATTTCATGGCGAAATGCTTGAATTTTATCTGCAAGTACTTGTTCATGGCGGCTAATGTTCATTAAGTCTCTCCCAATTGAGGCGCAGGTGCCTATGGATATTTTTGGTTATATATTGAATTCGTCGATGGGTTCTATATTGGTCAATTGACGTAAAAAACGGCGCGTTTGCGGGTTTTCAGAGAAGCGAATAACGTGCTCTGCGGGCCCTTGCTCTACAATTTTCCCATCCGCCATAAAAATCACGCGATCAGCGACTTCTTTTGCAAACTCCATTTCATGGGTCACAATCACCATGGTTGTTTTTTGTTGAGCGAGGGATTTAATGACCTGAAGAACTTCGAACACTCTTTCAGGGTCGAGAGCAGAGGTTGGTTCGTCAAATAAAATGGCTAATGGTTTGACGGCAAGTGCGCGGGCGATACTCACTCGTTGTTGTTGGCCACCGGATAAAGTGGCTGGATACTTGTGACTATGTTCTGCAAGACCAACTTTATTTAATAGCGCTAAACCGATTTCATCAGCTTCGCTTTTTGCCATTTTTTTGACGGTGATTAACCCTTCCGTCACATTTTCCAGTGCCGTTTTATTTTTAAACAGGTTGTAGTTTTGAAACACCATTGCCGTTTGGCGGCGTAAGGCATAGGCTTCGCTGATGGTGTGTTTATGGGCGTCTAATATAACATCGCCAATTTGTATGGAGCCGGATTCAGGTTGCTCCAATAGATTTAAGCAGCGTAATAATGTGGATTTCCCTGAGCCTGATGGACCAATAATTGCCACCACCTCCCCTTCTTGGATATCGAGGGAAATGTTATTTAGCACGGTATTTGCGCCGAAGCTTTTGTTTAGTTGTGATACTCGGATCATCATCATTCCTTAGCGTTGCAATGATTGGCTTAAGCGTTTTTCTAGCGCCATTTGAATACGGCTGTAAATAAGTACGGTAAGCCAGTAAATGAGCCCAACAACAATAAATGTTTCGAAGTAACGTAATGATTCAGCTGCGATCATTTTGCCTTCAGCAAACAGTTCGGTGACACCAAGCGCAAAGGCTACAGAGGTATCTTTAATCAATGAAATAAAGGTATTACCAGTCGCAGGGAGTGTGTTTAGCATTGCTTGTGGCAAAATAATGCGGCGGTAAATTTGGCGCTTTTGCATACCAATCGACAAACCTGCCTCCATCTGCCCAAAGTCGACGGATGTTAATCCAGCACGATAAATTTCGGCCATATAGGCAGAATTTTTGAGGCTAAAGCCAATGATTGCTGCCGTAAACGCATCCATTCCACTAAAAATAGGAAAGGCTTGAGGTAAACCGAAATAGATAATAAACAGCTGTACCAGCGTTGGAATTCCCCGAAATAGGGAGACATATAAATCGACGATTTTAACAATCGCTTTGATACCTGTTGTGCGCAGTAGTGCAAGCGTCAATCCTAATGCCATCGCACAAGCCATTGAAACAATAGCAAGAAATAGCGTGACGGGTAGGTAGCTTAAAATTTGCGGAAAGATCCGCACAATATAGTCGAAATCTAAATTCATTCTTTATGCCTTACCATGCTTTACCAGCCCCTAAGGCTGGTAAGAGCCTAGACTAATTAGTTGGCTTTTTTAGTCGTGATGTCT of the Providencia rettgeri genome contains:
- a CDS encoding amidohydrolase, translated to MNISRHEQVLADKIQAFRHEMHRFPELSNQEYQTTQRIRDALTEAGISILPLPLATGLVAEIKGQQDGPLIVLRSDIDALPIEEESGVSFVSENKGVMHACGHDFHASAALGAAILLQQNIANLKGTVRVLFQAAEETGQGAPALLATGALDGALAIFGIHNDPTLPVGVIGSKEGALTAGVDRFEIKVAAKGAHAAKPHDGNDPLIIIAQIINTTQSIISRNVSSDQNAVVSITQVHSGSTWNVIPDTAYLEGTVRTFKQATREQIEQRLRQILDGIAATFNAKIELLWHPGPPSVVNTKEWVDLALIQAEKSGFEARRVEASPIGEDFAFYQQKIPGAFMMIGSGGPYALHHPKFRVDDKALYPTARYLAELAQTVLNEYSGKAQ
- a CDS encoding amino acid ABC transporter permease; the protein is MNLDFDYIVRIFPQILSYLPVTLFLAIVSMACAMALGLTLALLRTTGIKAIVKIVDLYVSLFRGIPTLVQLFIIYFGLPQAFPIFSGMDAFTAAIIGFSLKNSAYMAEIYRAGLTSVDFGQMEAGLSIGMQKRQIYRRIILPQAMLNTLPATGNTFISLIKDTSVAFALGVTELFAEGKMIAAESLRYFETFIVVGLIYWLTVLIYSRIQMALEKRLSQSLQR
- a CDS encoding MmgE/PrpD family protein, coding for MISELTTVLAEKVLEASPSLCAQQAAQNGIKDYLAVTLSVTEGHINDAGWQQLSTLYPERDPRSIALLLGYAGHALDFDDFHANFRGHPSTVILPALFALAPAKNEINNDRFLNAYCVGIEVAGRLGLAITNQHYQLGFHSTGSLGAIAATAALCYLFKADLETTACALGLAATQSTALRAQFGSAVKPLHAGLAAQSAVMSFQLASRGFSSRSNGVIDAFLDAMSHRQAIPELLTKDWGKPWRIVSPGLEFKPYPTCAGTHSAAAVTQVLRERWLSSGKPLAALLDNLQRIDIAFPLGGDIAANIRVPENGIEARFCLEYIIAAMLIKGDLHLCDFTQPELDPQIMALAQRVNRNPDRSVPPDVLAPEKRFHQVTLFLAGSAQLSHRLDRQQFLKIPVDLKQKWLNCLPNATYQEIEAWLELCLFNRPQSALLIRNKLIATLN
- a CDS encoding amino acid ABC transporter ATP-binding protein, whose protein sequence is MIRVSQLNKSFGANTVLNNISLDIQEGEVVAIIGPSGSGKSTLLRCLNLLEQPESGSIQIGDVILDAHKHTISEAYALRRQTAMVFQNYNLFKNKTALENVTEGLITVKKMAKSEADEIGLALLNKVGLAEHSHKYPATLSGGQQQRVSIARALAVKPLAILFDEPTSALDPERVFEVLQVIKSLAQQKTTMVIVTHEMEFAKEVADRVIFMADGKIVEQGPAEHVIRFSENPQTRRFLRQLTNIEPIDEFNI